A window from Variovorax sp. PBL-E5 encodes these proteins:
- a CDS encoding ABC transporter substrate-binding protein translates to MKAKLKIVALMLGVAGLATHAAQAQEKVKIGFITDMSSLYADIEGKNGAVAIQMAIDDFGGKVLGQPIELMTADHQNKADIAASKAREWIDTQGATMIFGGTNSGTALATAKVAQEKKRVYINNGAGSSALTNEACSPYTVHYAYDTVALAKGTGAAVVAKGGKSWFFLTADYAFGQALQDDTAKIVKEKGGTVVGSVKHPLNASDFSSFLLQAQNSKAQVLGLANAGGDTINSIKAAKEFGINKTMKIAGLLVFLTDIHSLGLKNTEGLLMTTSWYWDLNDATRKWSARYFEKTKSMPTDVQAADYSATMAYLKAVQAAKTTDSDKVMAELKKMKIDDFYGKGQIRADGSFIHDMYLVEAKAPSESKKPWDYLKVISTLPGDQVFTTKAESKCALWK, encoded by the coding sequence ATGAAAGCGAAACTGAAGATCGTTGCCCTCATGCTCGGCGTTGCGGGCCTCGCTACGCATGCCGCGCAGGCGCAGGAGAAAGTCAAGATCGGTTTCATCACCGACATGTCGAGTCTCTATGCGGACATCGAAGGCAAGAACGGCGCCGTCGCGATCCAGATGGCGATCGACGACTTCGGCGGCAAGGTGCTCGGCCAGCCGATCGAACTGATGACGGCTGACCACCAGAACAAGGCCGACATCGCCGCCTCCAAGGCACGCGAATGGATCGACACGCAGGGCGCGACGATGATCTTCGGCGGCACCAATTCGGGCACCGCGCTCGCCACCGCGAAGGTGGCGCAGGAGAAGAAGCGCGTCTACATCAACAACGGCGCCGGCAGCTCCGCGCTCACCAACGAAGCCTGCAGTCCCTACACCGTCCACTATGCGTACGACACGGTCGCGCTGGCCAAGGGCACGGGCGCCGCGGTGGTGGCCAAGGGCGGCAAGAGCTGGTTCTTCCTGACGGCCGACTACGCCTTCGGCCAGGCACTGCAGGACGACACCGCCAAGATCGTGAAGGAGAAGGGCGGCACGGTGGTCGGCTCGGTCAAGCACCCGCTCAATGCGTCCGACTTCTCGTCCTTCCTGCTGCAGGCGCAGAACTCCAAGGCGCAGGTGCTGGGCCTGGCCAATGCGGGCGGCGACACCATCAACAGCATCAAGGCGGCCAAGGAATTCGGCATCAACAAGACGATGAAGATCGCCGGCCTGCTGGTGTTCCTCACCGACATCCACAGCCTGGGCCTGAAGAACACCGAAGGCCTGCTGATGACGACCAGCTGGTACTGGGACCTGAACGACGCCACGCGCAAGTGGTCGGCGCGCTACTTCGAGAAGACCAAGAGCATGCCGACCGACGTCCAAGCGGCCGACTACTCCGCGACGATGGCCTACCTCAAGGCCGTGCAGGCCGCCAAGACCACCGATTCGGACAAGGTGATGGCCGAGCTCAAGAAGATGAAGATCGACGACTTCTACGGCAAGGGCCAGATCCGCGCCGACGGCAGCTTCATCCACGACATGTACCTGGTCGAAGCCAAGGCGCCGTCCGAATCGAAGAAGCCCTGGGACTATCTCAAGGTGATCTCGACGCTGCCGGGCGATCAGGTCTTCACGACCAAGGCCGAAAGCAAATGCGCATTGTGGAAATAA
- a CDS encoding ABC transporter ATP-binding protein → MTAALEISGLQAWYGESHVLHGVDMVVQPGEVVTLLGRNGAGRTTTMRAVLGLTGARKGSIKVNGTETIGMPTHRIAHCGIGYCPEERGIFASLSCEENLLLPPVLKGAGQGMSVDEIYTMFPNLAERRHSQGTRLSGGEQQMLAVARILRTGARLLLLDEISEGLAPVIVQALARMIQMLRAKGYTVVMVEQNFHFAAPLADRFYVMEHGRIVERFGASELEAKMPVLNELLGV, encoded by the coding sequence ATGACCGCTGCGCTCGAGATCAGTGGCTTGCAGGCCTGGTACGGCGAATCGCACGTGCTGCATGGCGTCGACATGGTGGTGCAGCCCGGCGAAGTGGTCACGCTGCTGGGCCGCAACGGGGCAGGGCGCACCACCACGATGCGTGCCGTGCTGGGCCTCACCGGCGCGCGCAAGGGCAGCATCAAGGTCAACGGCACCGAGACCATCGGCATGCCCACGCACCGCATCGCGCACTGCGGCATCGGCTACTGCCCGGAGGAGCGCGGCATCTTCGCGAGCCTTTCGTGCGAGGAGAACCTGCTGCTGCCACCCGTGCTCAAGGGCGCGGGGCAGGGCATGTCGGTCGACGAGATCTACACCATGTTTCCCAACCTCGCCGAGCGCCGCCACAGCCAGGGCACGCGACTGTCGGGCGGAGAGCAGCAGATGCTGGCCGTGGCCCGCATCCTGCGCACGGGTGCCAGGCTGCTTTTGCTCGACGAGATCTCCGAAGGCCTGGCGCCGGTGATCGTGCAGGCGCTGGCGCGCATGATCCAGATGCTGCGCGCCAAGGGCTACACGGTCGTGATGGTCGAGCAGAACTTCCACTTCGCGGCGCCGCTGGCCGACCGCTTCTACGTGATGGAACACGGCCGCATCGTCGAAAGATTCGGAGCCTCCGAACTCGAGGCCAAGATGCCGGTGCTCAACGAACTGCTGGGCGTCTGA
- a CDS encoding ABC transporter ATP-binding protein: MSDIILETRQLTKEFKGFTAVSKVDLSVVRGTIHALIGPNGAGKTTCFNLLTKFLEPTSGTILFNGQDITNERPAQIARRGIIRSFQISAVFPHLTLLENVRLGLQRALGTSFHFWKSERSLEPLDARARELLGEVGLADLAGEMTVNLPYGRKRALEIATTLAMEPELMLLDEPTQGMGHEDVHRVAELIQRVSAGRTILMVEHNMSVVSTIADTITVLQRGAVLAEGPYAEVSKNPQVMEAYMGTTDGQLQGAH; this comes from the coding sequence ATGAGCGACATCATTCTCGAGACGCGCCAGCTCACCAAGGAATTCAAGGGCTTCACTGCGGTCAGCAAGGTCGATCTGTCGGTCGTGCGCGGCACGATCCACGCGCTGATCGGCCCCAACGGCGCCGGCAAGACGACCTGCTTCAACCTGCTGACCAAGTTCCTCGAGCCGACCTCGGGCACCATCCTGTTCAACGGCCAGGACATCACGAACGAGCGCCCGGCGCAGATCGCGCGGCGCGGCATCATCCGTTCGTTCCAGATCTCCGCGGTGTTCCCGCATCTGACCCTGCTCGAGAACGTGCGTCTGGGTCTGCAACGTGCGTTGGGAACGTCATTCCACTTCTGGAAGAGCGAACGGTCTCTCGAGCCGCTCGATGCGCGCGCGCGCGAATTGCTGGGCGAGGTCGGACTTGCAGACCTGGCCGGCGAAATGACGGTGAACCTGCCCTACGGCCGCAAGCGCGCGCTCGAGATCGCCACCACGCTGGCGATGGAGCCCGAGCTGATGCTGCTCGACGAACCCACGCAGGGCATGGGCCACGAGGACGTGCACCGCGTGGCCGAGCTCATTCAGCGCGTATCGGCCGGTCGCACCATCCTGATGGTCGAGCACAACATGAGCGTGGTCTCGACCATCGCCGACACCATCACTGTGCTGCAGCGCGGCGCCGTGCTGGCCGAAGGCCCGTATGCCGAAGTCTCGAAGAACCCGCAGGTGATGGAAGCCTACATGGGTACGACGGACGGCCAACTGCAGGGCGCGCATTGA
- a CDS encoding DHA2 family efflux MFS transporter permease subunit, with amino-acid sequence MATASPAAAPLPPLEGSARIWGTIALSAATFMNVLDTSIANVSLPAIAGDLGVSSTQGTWVITSFAVSNAIAVPLTGWLTQRFGPVRLFLTSVLLFIISSWLCGLAPNMTMLIAFRALQGFVAGPMIPLSQTLLLSSYPRAKAGLAMAMWSITTLVAPVMGPLLGGWITDNISWPWIFYINIPVGLLSAAITYGIYRKRESATRKVPIDGVGLALLVIWVGCTQLMLDKGKELDWFHSSVILTLAIIAVVGFCFFLIWELTDKHPVVDLSLFKRRNFWSGAFATAVAYGLFFGNVVILPLWLQQWMGYTATQAGMIMAPVGLLAIFFSPIVGLTVGKIDPRRYATFSFLVFALVLWMRSNFNTSADFGTIMIPTIIQGVAMAFFFIPLVTITLSGLEPDRIAAASGLSNFLRITAGAVGTSIATTVWENRAALHHAQLVESVNQGSAAANSAMAGLASGGFSAEQVLGQINRLVDQQSFMLAANDLFYGSAVLFLVLIPLVWLAKPSRGAGASDAAAGAH; translated from the coding sequence ATGGCCACCGCTTCGCCCGCCGCCGCACCGCTGCCCCCGCTCGAGGGCTCGGCCCGCATCTGGGGCACGATCGCGCTGTCGGCCGCGACCTTCATGAACGTGCTCGACACGTCGATCGCCAACGTCTCGCTGCCGGCGATCGCCGGCGACCTCGGCGTCAGCTCGACGCAGGGCACCTGGGTCATCACGAGCTTCGCGGTGTCGAACGCCATCGCGGTCCCGCTCACCGGCTGGCTGACGCAGCGCTTCGGCCCGGTGCGCCTGTTCCTGACCAGCGTGCTGCTGTTCATCATCAGCTCGTGGCTGTGCGGCCTCGCGCCCAACATGACGATGCTGATCGCGTTCCGCGCGCTGCAGGGCTTCGTCGCGGGACCGATGATCCCTCTGTCGCAGACGCTGCTGCTGTCGAGCTATCCGCGCGCCAAGGCGGGCCTCGCGATGGCCATGTGGTCGATCACCACGCTGGTGGCGCCGGTCATGGGGCCGCTGCTGGGCGGCTGGATCACGGACAACATCTCGTGGCCGTGGATCTTCTACATCAACATTCCGGTCGGCCTGCTGTCCGCAGCCATCACCTATGGCATCTACCGCAAGCGCGAAAGCGCGACGCGCAAGGTGCCGATCGACGGCGTCGGCCTGGCGCTGCTCGTGATCTGGGTCGGCTGCACGCAGCTGATGCTGGACAAGGGCAAGGAGCTCGACTGGTTCCACTCGTCCGTCATCCTGACGCTGGCGATCATCGCCGTGGTCGGCTTCTGCTTCTTCCTGATCTGGGAGCTGACCGACAAGCATCCGGTGGTCGATCTTTCACTGTTCAAGCGGCGCAATTTCTGGTCGGGCGCGTTCGCGACGGCGGTGGCCTACGGCCTGTTCTTCGGCAACGTCGTGATCCTGCCGCTGTGGCTGCAGCAATGGATGGGCTACACGGCGACACAGGCCGGCATGATCATGGCGCCCGTCGGGCTGCTGGCGATCTTCTTCTCGCCGATCGTCGGGCTCACGGTGGGCAAGATCGATCCGCGGCGCTACGCGACCTTCTCGTTCCTGGTCTTCGCGCTGGTGTTGTGGATGCGCTCCAACTTCAACACCTCGGCCGACTTCGGGACCATCATGATCCCGACCATCATCCAGGGCGTCGCGATGGCCTTCTTCTTCATCCCGCTGGTGACGATCACGCTCTCGGGCCTCGAACCCGACCGCATCGCGGCGGCGTCGGGCCTGTCGAATTTCCTGCGCATCACCGCGGGCGCCGTCGGCACGTCGATCGCCACCACCGTGTGGGAGAACCGGGCCGCGCTGCACCACGCCCAGTTGGTCGAGTCGGTCAACCAGGGCAGCGCGGCAGCGAACAGCGCGATGGCCGGGCTCGCCAGCGGCGGCTTCAGCGCCGAGCAGGTGCTGGGCCAGATCAATCGGCTGGTCGACCAGCAGTCCTTCATGCTGGCCGCGAACGACCTGTTCTATGGTTCGGCGGTGCTGTTCCTGGTGCTGATCCCGCTGGTCTGGCTCGCCAAGCCATCGCGCGGCGCGGGTGCTTCGGATGCAGCCGCGGGCGCGCACTAG
- a CDS encoding efflux RND transporter periplasmic adaptor subunit, translating to MDNTSTNPDVPVESAAGTPAPNSKRRRALTGLAVVVVLAGAGWGLYEWLVASHYESTDNAYVQGNVIQITPQISGTVTAVMADDTDLVKAGQPLVQLDPADARVALDQAEAALAQAVRQVRTLYANNGSLAAQVTLRQSDIVKAQSDIARAQDDLKRRQALSGNGAVSKEELDHSETALANAKSALAAAQAGVVSAREQLASNQSLTEGTSVAEHPSVLAAAAKVREAYLATQRVAMPAPVDGYVAKRTVQLGQRVAAGTPMMSIVPLNQVWVDANFKEVQLRNIRIDQPVKLTADLYGKKVEYDGRVAGLGVGTGAAFALLPAQNATGNWIKVVQRVPVRIALDAEQIKANPLRVGLSMDAEIDVRQQDGKMLADAPRTTPASQTQVYSQLDHGADAEVQRIVAANIGRDAPPVASAARPKAAVPASAVASQASPS from the coding sequence ATGGACAACACCAGCACCAACCCCGACGTCCCGGTCGAATCAGCCGCCGGCACGCCGGCCCCCAACAGCAAGCGCCGCCGCGCATTGACCGGCCTCGCCGTGGTCGTGGTCCTGGCCGGTGCCGGCTGGGGCCTGTACGAATGGCTGGTCGCGAGCCATTACGAATCGACCGACAACGCCTACGTGCAGGGCAACGTGATCCAGATCACGCCGCAGATCAGCGGCACGGTGACGGCCGTCATGGCCGACGACACCGACCTCGTGAAGGCCGGCCAGCCGCTGGTGCAGCTCGATCCGGCCGACGCCAGGGTCGCGCTCGACCAGGCCGAAGCCGCGCTCGCGCAGGCCGTGCGCCAGGTCCGCACCCTGTATGCCAACAACGGCTCGCTGGCCGCGCAGGTCACGCTGCGCCAGTCGGACATCGTCAAGGCGCAGAGCGACATCGCGCGTGCGCAGGACGACCTGAAGCGCCGTCAGGCGCTCTCCGGCAACGGCGCGGTGTCCAAGGAAGAACTCGACCATTCCGAGACCGCGCTGGCCAATGCGAAGAGCGCGCTGGCAGCGGCGCAGGCCGGCGTGGTCTCCGCGCGCGAACAGCTCGCCAGCAACCAGTCGCTGACCGAAGGCACGAGCGTCGCCGAGCACCCCAGCGTGCTGGCCGCCGCGGCCAAGGTGCGCGAGGCCTACCTTGCCACGCAGCGCGTCGCGATGCCGGCGCCGGTCGACGGCTACGTCGCCAAGCGTACCGTGCAGCTCGGTCAGCGCGTGGCCGCGGGCACGCCGATGATGTCGATCGTGCCGCTCAACCAGGTCTGGGTCGATGCCAACTTCAAGGAAGTGCAGCTGCGCAACATCCGCATCGACCAGCCCGTGAAGCTCACGGCCGACCTGTACGGCAAGAAGGTCGAGTACGACGGCCGCGTGGCCGGCCTCGGTGTCGGCACCGGTGCGGCCTTCGCGCTGCTGCCGGCGCAGAACGCCACCGGCAACTGGATCAAGGTGGTGCAGCGCGTGCCCGTGCGGATCGCACTCGACGCCGAGCAGATCAAGGCCAATCCGCTGCGGGTCGGCCTCTCGATGGATGCCGAGATCGATGTCCGGCAGCAGGACGGCAAGATGCTGGCCGATGCGCCGCGCACCACGCCGGCCAGTCAGACGCAGGTCTACAGTCAGCTCGATCACGGCGCCGACGCCGAGGTCCAGCGCATCGTCGCCGCCAACATCGGTCGTGATGCGCCGCCGGTGGCGAGCGCCGCCAGGCCGAAGGCTGCCGTGCCGGCGAGCGCCGTCGCCTCGCAGGCCAGCCCGAGCTGA
- a CDS encoding efflux transporter outer membrane subunit, translated as MIQLLPESALRKVTAVAAAAMVLALAGCADMAGIDSHAKLRDADSLGLSQAQPAAAAAVPAIPAVESQWWLAFGDAQLDALVNQAIEGNPNLQVARARLARAQASAMIAESALKPQLNGSLDLTRQKFSDTYIYPAPLGGSVQETGTLQLNGSWELDFFGKNRSALDTAIGAANAAAADQEAARVLLASNVARSYFQWARLSGQLAVAQRTLAQRQETLALVRDRVSAGLDTRLELRQSEGGLPQARQQIEALNEQVEITRHALEAWVAHPNATQSLTAPALADIKPIALQPTIPADLLGRRADIAAARWRVEAATRDVANARTQFYPNINLVAFAGFQSIGFSNLMKSDSQQWGVGPAIRLPIFEAGKLRANLRGKAADLDAAIESYNATVLDAVRDVADQVASAQSIGRQQVEQRDAQAAAESAYDIAVQRYRAGLGNYLNVLTAETTVLAQRAQAVDLAARALDTQVALARALGGGYQPSVETAALSSASTHP; from the coding sequence ATGATTCAACTTCTTCCTGAGTCGGCCCTGCGCAAGGTCACGGCCGTCGCCGCGGCCGCCATGGTGCTCGCACTCGCCGGCTGCGCCGACATGGCCGGCATCGATTCGCATGCCAAGCTGCGCGACGCCGATTCGCTCGGTCTTTCACAGGCGCAGCCCGCCGCGGCGGCTGCGGTGCCCGCCATCCCCGCAGTCGAGAGCCAATGGTGGCTCGCGTTCGGCGATGCGCAACTCGATGCGCTGGTGAATCAGGCGATCGAGGGCAACCCCAATCTGCAGGTGGCGCGCGCCCGGCTCGCGCGCGCGCAGGCCTCGGCCATGATCGCCGAGTCCGCCCTGAAGCCGCAGCTCAACGGATCGCTCGATCTCACCCGCCAGAAGTTCAGCGATACCTACATCTATCCGGCGCCGCTCGGCGGGTCGGTCCAGGAGACCGGCACGCTGCAGCTCAATGGCAGCTGGGAACTCGATTTCTTCGGCAAGAACCGCTCCGCGCTGGACACCGCCATCGGTGCCGCCAACGCCGCTGCGGCGGACCAGGAGGCCGCCCGCGTGCTGCTGGCCAGCAACGTCGCGCGCAGCTACTTCCAGTGGGCGCGGCTGTCGGGCCAGCTCGCGGTGGCGCAGCGCACGCTGGCCCAGCGCCAGGAAACGCTCGCGCTGGTGCGCGACCGCGTCTCCGCCGGCCTCGACACCCGCCTCGAACTGCGCCAGAGCGAAGGCGGCCTGCCGCAGGCGCGCCAGCAGATCGAGGCACTGAACGAGCAGGTCGAGATCACGCGCCACGCACTCGAAGCATGGGTCGCGCACCCGAACGCGACGCAGTCGCTGACGGCGCCGGCGCTCGCCGACATCAAGCCCATCGCGCTGCAGCCCACCATCCCGGCCGACCTGCTCGGCCGCCGGGCCGACATCGCCGCGGCGCGCTGGCGCGTCGAAGCCGCGACGCGCGACGTCGCCAATGCGAGGACGCAGTTCTATCCCAACATCAACCTGGTGGCCTTCGCCGGCTTCCAGAGCATCGGCTTCAGCAACCTGATGAAGTCGGACAGCCAGCAGTGGGGCGTGGGCCCGGCCATCCGTCTGCCGATCTTCGAGGCCGGCAAGCTGCGGGCCAATCTGCGCGGCAAGGCCGCCGATCTCGATGCCGCGATCGAAAGCTACAACGCGACGGTGCTCGATGCCGTGCGCGACGTGGCCGACCAGGTCGCCAGCGCACAATCGATCGGCCGGCAGCAGGTCGAGCAGCGCGACGCCCAGGCGGCCGCCGAGTCTGCCTACGACATCGCCGTGCAGCGCTACCGCGCGGGTCTCGGCAACTACCTGAACGTGCTGACGGCGGAGACCACCGTTCTGGCGCAGCGCGCCCAGGCCGTCGATCTGGCCGCGCGCGCGCTCGACACGCAGGTCGCCCTGGCGCGCGCGCTCGGTGGCGGCTACCAGCCTTCCGTCGAGACCGCCGCGCTGTCCTCCGCCAGCACGCACCCCTGA
- a CDS encoding MarR family winged helix-turn-helix transcriptional regulator, whose product MPEARTPSRKAVPSACPDQVSAVQPFYKAETYRAEESIGYLMRRIMTAVGQSVEHQMCEPGSPTYPQWVPLHKLHMGQATTVAELARECQLDTGAMTRLLDRLEAKGLCRRVRSVADRRVVNIELTDEGRAAAEEVPHVLSRVQNEHLAGFSREEWEQLKSYLRRILDNAQALSARGEKDDSTSS is encoded by the coding sequence ATGCCCGAAGCCAGGACTCCCAGTCGAAAAGCTGTCCCGTCGGCGTGCCCCGACCAGGTATCGGCCGTCCAGCCTTTCTACAAGGCCGAGACCTACCGGGCCGAGGAAAGCATCGGCTACCTCATGCGCCGCATCATGACGGCGGTCGGGCAATCGGTCGAGCACCAGATGTGCGAGCCCGGCAGTCCGACCTACCCGCAATGGGTGCCGCTGCACAAGCTGCACATGGGGCAGGCCACCACGGTGGCCGAACTGGCGCGCGAGTGCCAGCTCGACACCGGCGCGATGACCCGCCTGCTCGACCGCCTCGAAGCCAAGGGCCTGTGCCGCCGCGTGCGTTCCGTCGCCGATCGCCGGGTGGTCAATATCGAACTCACCGACGAAGGCCGCGCGGCCGCGGAGGAGGTGCCGCACGTGCTCAGCCGCGTGCAGAACGAGCACCTCGCCGGTTTTTCCCGCGAAGAGTGGGAACAGCTCAAGAGCTACCTGCGCCGCATTCTCGACAACGCCCAGGCCCTTTCGGCCCGTGGAGAAAAAGATGATTCAACTTCTTCCTGA
- a CDS encoding ABC transporter transmembrane domain-containing protein, whose protein sequence is MASSAASSPLAKGSPKSLSGLAPFLRPYRAQIALAGLFLVLAAATTLVFPLALRSLIDGGLVSSDKGAQTMALRDHFVALFGVAVALGLFSAARFYTVSWLGERVTANLRNAVYAHVLHQSPAFFETTQTGEVLSRLTADTTLVQTVVGSSLSMGLRNAVMGIGALGILVWTNPYVMVQVLGILVLVVLPSMWFGRRVRKLSRASQDRVADSSAIAAEVLNAIPVVQSYTAEARESARFDASTDNAFRTAVRRAKARSVLVAFIIIATSAALLWGLYQGTQAVLHGEITAGHLGQTVVYVIILASSAAVLGEVYGDLLRAAGATERLMELLHAEPAIVSPAQPARAAVPTAGSNLRLEGVRFHYPSRPGVPALRDFSLSVAPGETVALVGSSGAGKSTVFQLLLRYYDPQSGRIELDGTPLAAMSLDELRTRIGLVPQDAVIFSTSALENIRYGRPDASVEEVHEAARAAFADGFLRALPEGYDTFLGERGVRLSGGQRQRIAIARAMLKNPPLLLLDEATSALDAESERMVQAALESAMVGRTTLVIAHRLATVQKADRIVVLDHGGIVEQGTHATLVAEGGVYARLAALQFTS, encoded by the coding sequence ATGGCCTCCTCCGCTGCTTCCTCCCCGCTTGCCAAAGGCTCACCCAAGTCGCTGTCGGGACTGGCGCCGTTTCTGCGGCCCTACCGCGCCCAGATCGCACTCGCCGGCCTGTTCCTGGTGCTCGCCGCCGCGACGACGCTGGTGTTTCCGCTGGCGCTGCGCAGCCTGATCGACGGCGGCCTGGTATCGAGCGACAAGGGGGCGCAGACGATGGCGCTGCGCGACCACTTCGTCGCCCTGTTCGGGGTGGCCGTGGCGCTCGGGCTGTTCTCCGCGGCGCGCTTCTACACCGTGAGCTGGCTCGGCGAACGGGTGACGGCGAACCTGCGCAATGCCGTCTACGCCCACGTGCTGCACCAGAGCCCGGCCTTCTTCGAGACCACGCAGACCGGCGAAGTGCTGTCGCGCCTGACGGCCGACACGACCCTGGTGCAGACGGTGGTCGGCTCCTCGCTCAGCATGGGGCTGCGCAATGCCGTGATGGGCATCGGCGCGCTCGGCATCCTGGTGTGGACCAATCCCTACGTGATGGTCCAGGTGCTCGGCATCCTCGTGCTGGTGGTGCTGCCGAGCATGTGGTTCGGCCGCCGCGTGCGCAAGCTCTCGCGGGCCAGCCAGGACCGCGTGGCCGATTCGAGCGCGATCGCGGCCGAGGTGCTGAACGCGATTCCCGTGGTCCAGAGCTACACCGCCGAGGCGCGGGAATCGGCCCGCTTCGACGCCTCCACCGACAACGCCTTCCGCACCGCCGTGCGCCGCGCCAAGGCGCGCTCGGTGCTGGTGGCCTTCATCATCATCGCGACCTCGGCGGCGCTGCTCTGGGGCCTGTACCAGGGCACGCAGGCGGTGCTGCACGGCGAGATCACGGCCGGCCATCTGGGACAGACCGTGGTCTACGTGATCATCCTGGCGAGCTCGGCGGCCGTGCTGGGCGAGGTCTACGGCGACCTGCTGCGCGCCGCCGGCGCGACCGAACGCCTGATGGAGCTGCTGCATGCCGAGCCCGCCATCGTGTCGCCGGCGCAACCGGCCAGGGCGGCCGTCCCCACCGCCGGCAGCAACCTGCGCCTCGAAGGCGTGCGCTTCCACTATCCTTCGCGACCGGGCGTGCCTGCCCTGCGCGACTTCAGCCTGTCGGTGGCGCCCGGCGAAACCGTGGCGCTGGTCGGCTCCAGCGGGGCCGGCAAGAGCACCGTGTTCCAGCTGCTGCTGCGCTACTACGACCCGCAGTCGGGCCGCATCGAACTCGACGGCACGCCGCTCGCGGCGATGTCGCTCGACGAACTGCGCACGCGCATCGGCCTGGTGCCGCAGGACGCCGTGATCTTCTCGACCAGCGCGCTCGAGAACATCCGCTACGGCCGGCCCGATGCCAGCGTCGAGGAAGTCCACGAAGCCGCCAGGGCGGCCTTCGCCGACGGCTTCCTGCGCGCCCTGCCCGAGGGCTACGACACCTTCCTCGGCGAGCGCGGCGTGCGGCTTTCAGGCGGCCAGCGCCAGCGCATCGCCATCGCGCGCGCCATGCTCAAGAACCCGCCGCTGCTGCTGCTCGACGAAGCCACCAGCGCGCTCGATGCCGAGAGCGAGCGCATGGTGCAGGCCGCGCTCGAATCGGCGATGGTGGGACGCACGACCCTGGTCATCGCGCACCGCCTCGCGACCGTGCAGAAAGCCGACCGCATCGTGGTGCTCGACCATGGCGGCATCGTGGAACAGGGAACGCACGCGACACTGGTCGCGGAGGGCGGCGTCTACGCGCGGCTGGCCGCGCTGCAGTTCACGTCCTGA
- a CDS encoding DUF1178 family protein — MKVLNLQCAHGHGFEGWFASNEAFDTQLASGLVECPICGDTVITKLLTAPRLNLGNPKPPAETAPAAPANDTSEARLLRAVREVLAQTEDVGERFADEARRMHYGEIEERGIRGQASREQAQSLRDEGIPVFSLPVPPALKETLQ; from the coding sequence ATGAAGGTCCTCAACCTCCAATGCGCGCACGGCCACGGCTTCGAGGGCTGGTTCGCGTCCAATGAAGCGTTCGATACCCAGCTTGCGAGTGGGCTGGTGGAATGCCCGATCTGCGGCGACACCGTCATCACCAAGCTGCTGACCGCGCCGCGCCTGAATCTCGGCAATCCGAAGCCGCCCGCCGAGACCGCACCGGCCGCGCCTGCGAACGACACGTCCGAGGCGCGCCTGCTGCGTGCGGTGCGCGAGGTGCTGGCCCAGACCGAAGACGTGGGCGAGCGTTTCGCCGACGAGGCGCGCCGGATGCACTACGGCGAGATCGAGGAGCGCGGCATCCGCGGCCAGGCCTCGCGCGAGCAGGCGCAGTCCTTGCGCGACGAAGGCATCCCGGTGTTCTCCCTGCCGGTTCCCCCCGCACTCAAGGAAACGCTGCAGTAG
- a CDS encoding NUDIX domain-containing protein, producing the protein MDDAHLKEEGTASELLLQGNFLRAMRDTVRLPDGHTATREYVVHPGAVVIVPLLDDGRLVLERQYRYPIGRVMTEFPAGKLDAGEDPLVCGQRELLEETGYTAREWAHAGAMHLAVAYSTEIIHIYFARGLSLGDRQLDHGEFLDVISATPQELFGWCRDGTVTDAKTQTCTLWLQNVLSGAWTLQWDAHVPGGAGR; encoded by the coding sequence ATGGATGATGCACACCTGAAGGAAGAGGGCACGGCCAGCGAGCTGCTGCTGCAGGGCAATTTCCTGCGCGCGATGCGCGACACCGTGCGCCTGCCCGATGGCCACACGGCGACGCGCGAGTACGTGGTCCATCCGGGTGCCGTGGTGATCGTGCCGCTGCTCGACGACGGCCGCCTGGTGCTGGAGCGGCAATACCGCTATCCGATCGGGCGCGTGATGACCGAATTCCCGGCCGGCAAGCTCGATGCCGGTGAAGATCCGCTCGTCTGCGGCCAGCGCGAGCTGCTCGAGGAAACCGGCTATACGGCGCGCGAGTGGGCGCATGCGGGCGCGATGCATCTCGCGGTCGCCTATTCGACCGAGATCATCCACATCTATTTCGCGCGCGGTCTGTCGCTCGGGGATCGCCAGCTCGATCACGGCGAATTCCTCGACGTGATCAGCGCCACGCCGCAAGAGCTGTTCGGCTGGTGCCGCGACGGCACGGTGACGGATGCCAAGACGCAGACCTGCACGCTCTGGCTGCAGAACGTCCTGTCGGGCGCATGGACGCTTCAGTGGGACGCGCACGTTCCGGGCGGCGCCGGCCGATAA